The proteins below come from a single Treponema phagedenis genomic window:
- a CDS encoding NFACT RNA binding domain-containing protein, translated as MSLNSAEINLILKELDIEGSYVQKIVQPSYSALVLFLYKNRAINLFIGLEGGACRLHETAKKIPKFEKPLRFMELLRSKIRGMKITQAEQLHNDRIIKISLSGGDEKLFLYIRLWSGAANIILTDSQQRIIDAFYRRPKRGEVSGALWNEPEPPQTASVFSVREYDSTKSFNQAIEEWYDQKAPKVSREALLEQAENLYGARIDKLRAVIKKLTAKRQTFSQNEQLKHQGDLLLSNLHLIKPNSDFVELEDYTAPGTVLRIQLNPQKTAKENAAFYYEQYKKAVSGLQALSEDIQAAENRIAGLQAELANIRAEENPRLIEKLLRKQPAATKQKPATQKEKTGLTFFVDDWTLHVGRTAAENDSLLRHVVKGADLWLHTRDYAGGYVFIKAKKNKTVPLPVLIAAGNLAVFYSKARKAGAADLYYTQVKHLRRAKNAPKGTVLPSNEKNLSVKLDPKILKMLESCRAD; from the coding sequence ATGTCATTAAACTCTGCGGAAATAAATCTCATTTTAAAAGAGTTGGATATCGAAGGCTCCTATGTGCAAAAAATAGTGCAGCCTTCGTATTCCGCATTGGTGCTGTTCCTGTACAAAAACAGGGCGATAAATCTTTTTATCGGGTTGGAAGGCGGTGCCTGCCGTTTGCACGAAACAGCGAAGAAAATCCCCAAGTTTGAAAAGCCCTTACGCTTTATGGAACTTTTGCGGTCAAAAATTCGCGGTATGAAAATCACGCAGGCGGAGCAGCTGCACAATGACCGAATTATTAAAATCAGCTTAAGCGGCGGCGATGAAAAACTTTTTTTGTACATCAGACTTTGGAGCGGCGCGGCGAATATTATTTTGACGGATTCACAGCAGCGGATTATCGACGCCTTTTATCGCCGCCCAAAACGGGGCGAAGTTTCAGGGGCGCTTTGGAATGAGCCGGAGCCGCCGCAAACCGCATCCGTTTTTTCAGTGCGTGAATACGATAGCACAAAAAGTTTTAATCAGGCAATAGAGGAATGGTATGACCAAAAAGCACCGAAGGTATCGCGGGAAGCCTTATTGGAGCAGGCGGAAAATCTTTACGGTGCAAGAATTGATAAACTGCGCGCGGTAATTAAAAAACTGACCGCCAAGCGGCAAACTTTTTCTCAAAACGAGCAGCTCAAACATCAGGGTGATTTGCTTTTAAGCAATTTGCATTTGATTAAACCCAATAGCGATTTTGTTGAGCTTGAAGATTATACCGCACCCGGCACCGTTTTGCGTATTCAGCTTAACCCGCAGAAAACCGCAAAAGAAAATGCCGCTTTTTATTATGAGCAATATAAAAAAGCGGTTTCCGGTTTGCAAGCATTGAGCGAAGATATACAGGCGGCAGAAAACAGAATTGCCGGTTTACAAGCCGAACTAGCAAATATCAGAGCCGAAGAGAATCCCCGCCTCATCGAAAAACTGCTCCGCAAGCAGCCTGCCGCAACCAAACAAAAACCGGCAACGCAAAAAGAAAAAACAGGCTTAACCTTTTTTGTTGACGATTGGACATTGCATGTCGGCAGAACAGCGGCGGAAAACGATTCCCTATTGCGCCATGTTGTAAAGGGTGCCGATCTTTGGCTGCACACCCGGGATTATGCCGGCGGGTATGTGTTTATCAAAGCCAAAAAAAACAAAACAGTGCCGCTTCCCGTTTTAATCGCTGCCGGAAACCTTGCCGTTTTTTACTCAAAGGCGCGCAAAGCAGGCGCTGCGGATTTATACTATACACAGGTTAAGCACCTCCGCCGCGCAAAAAACGCTCCCAAAGGAACCGTCCTGCCCTCCAACGAAAAAAATCTCTCCGTCAAACTTGACCCCAAAATTCTAAAAATGCTTGAGTCGTGCAGAGCGGACTGA
- a CDS encoding aminopeptidase P family protein has translation MTIPERLAALRKRMAEEGIDAYYIPSSDAHQSEYLPKYAKTREYISGFTGSAGTAVVTKDKALLWTDGRYFLQAEQQLHGSGFELCKMGEPGVPSIEEFFQHELRAGDTLGLDGKVTAAASYRQLKDCLPAIRFVADKDLVGSIWNDRPEPRYSTAYILEQKYTGKSVKEKLSEVRALLAEKKCDATVIGALEDICWLYNIRGSDVKSNPVLTSYAIIEKTQAKLFIDPRQMPKDVEEALRKEGVDCYPYEAVFEAAAKLDGVVFIDPSRTNIYLRNCIQAKVLEGINLTSILKAVKNETELKSIRNAMLKDGVAMVQIIKWIEENADARISECDVADKLLEFRAAQKDFIEASFGTISGYGANGAIIHYAPRPETCATLEPKGFLLLDSGGQYRDGTTDITRTIQLGPLTEEEREDYTLVLKSHIQLAIAQFKAGTPGYVLDGIARLPLWKAGKDYKHGTGHGVGFVLSVHEGPQSISNRYTINVPLEPGMVTSNEPGMYVAGSHGIRIENLTVTQVAIENEYGPFYSFETVTLCPIDTRPVIKSLLLPEELAWLNNYHKLVQEKLSPLLDAEHQAFLAERCKAL, from the coding sequence TTGACCATACCTGAAAGATTAGCGGCATTACGAAAACGAATGGCGGAAGAAGGGATCGATGCGTACTATATTCCTTCTTCGGATGCGCATCAAAGCGAATATCTTCCGAAATATGCAAAAACGCGGGAGTATATATCGGGATTTACGGGCTCGGCAGGAACGGCGGTGGTAACCAAGGATAAGGCGCTGTTGTGGACCGACGGGCGTTATTTTTTGCAAGCGGAGCAGCAATTGCACGGCAGCGGTTTTGAGCTTTGCAAAATGGGCGAGCCGGGCGTACCGAGTATCGAAGAATTTTTTCAGCACGAGTTACGGGCGGGTGATACGCTTGGGCTTGACGGTAAGGTAACCGCCGCCGCTTCGTATCGGCAGCTGAAGGACTGTTTGCCCGCAATTCGTTTTGTTGCCGACAAAGACCTTGTGGGCAGTATTTGGAACGACCGCCCCGAACCGCGGTATAGTACGGCGTATATATTGGAACAAAAATACACCGGCAAAAGCGTGAAGGAAAAGCTTTCCGAAGTGCGGGCATTGCTTGCAGAAAAAAAATGCGACGCAACGGTTATCGGTGCGCTTGAAGATATTTGCTGGCTGTACAATATCCGCGGCAGCGATGTGAAATCAAATCCCGTGCTTACTTCGTATGCGATTATTGAAAAAACGCAGGCGAAGCTTTTTATTGACCCACGCCAAATGCCGAAGGATGTAGAGGAAGCATTACGCAAAGAAGGCGTTGACTGTTATCCATACGAAGCGGTGTTTGAGGCGGCGGCAAAACTTGACGGTGTAGTGTTCATTGATCCGTCCCGCACCAATATTTATTTGCGGAATTGTATTCAGGCAAAAGTGCTTGAAGGGATTAACCTCACCAGTATTCTTAAAGCGGTAAAAAATGAAACGGAACTTAAAAGCATTCGCAACGCAATGCTCAAAGACGGTGTTGCAATGGTGCAAATTATAAAATGGATAGAAGAAAATGCGGACGCACGTATCAGCGAATGCGATGTTGCCGATAAGCTTTTGGAATTCCGTGCGGCGCAAAAGGATTTTATCGAGGCAAGCTTCGGCACTATTTCGGGATACGGGGCAAACGGCGCGATTATCCACTATGCGCCGCGGCCGGAAACCTGCGCAACCCTTGAGCCGAAAGGATTCCTGCTTTTGGATTCGGGCGGGCAGTATCGGGACGGCACAACCGATATTACCAGAACTATTCAGCTCGGGCCGCTTACCGAAGAAGAGCGCGAAGATTATACGCTAGTATTAAAATCGCATATTCAACTTGCGATCGCCCAGTTTAAAGCCGGCACGCCGGGGTATGTGCTTGACGGTATTGCGCGCCTCCCCTTATGGAAGGCGGGCAAAGATTATAAACACGGCACCGGACACGGCGTAGGGTTTGTGCTTTCAGTTCACGAAGGGCCGCAATCAATCTCCAACCGCTATACTATCAATGTGCCGCTTGAGCCCGGCATGGTAACGTCAAATGAGCCGGGAATGTATGTTGCGGGCAGTCACGGAATTAGAATAGAAAATCTGACGGTTACGCAAGTTGCAATCGAAAATGAATATGGCCCCTTTTATTCGTTTGAAACCGTAACGCTGTGCCCGATTGACACTCGGCCGGTAATTAAAAGTTTATTGCTGCCAGAAGAGCTTGCATGGCTGAACAATTACCACAAACTGGTTCAGGAAAAACTGAGCCCGCTGTTGGATGCCGAGCACCAAGCCTTTCTTGCCGAGCGGTGTAAGGCGCTGTAA